In Amycolatopsis solani, a single window of DNA contains:
- a CDS encoding ATP-binding protein, giving the protein MLARHPTVWLVPRHGAIATASVGGMLDRTTYRRLRDRLLEFGAAAEDAVVVDIGRLELLDEALVRVFALVALRVGTWPAIPFALVTDRPEQRALLAANVGNVPVYRDFAAAEAALRPPVRWRAGRVLGRSPRTSARARGFVEGVCAEWRVPELAEDAALIATELVENTFRHTASEPRLVLELRRDGLGIAVSDESARPAVLREGLDVLETGLGLRLVAKVAKTWGSSRVWSGGKVVWAVLARP; this is encoded by the coding sequence ATGCTGGCCCGGCACCCTACGGTGTGGCTCGTCCCGCGGCACGGGGCGATCGCGACCGCATCCGTCGGCGGAATGCTCGATCGGACGACCTACCGGCGGCTGCGCGACCGGCTGCTCGAGTTCGGGGCGGCCGCCGAGGACGCGGTAGTGGTCGACATCGGCCGCTTGGAGCTGCTCGACGAGGCGCTGGTTCGCGTGTTCGCGCTCGTCGCCCTGCGGGTCGGCACCTGGCCGGCGATCCCCTTCGCGCTGGTGACCGACCGGCCGGAGCAGCGGGCTCTGCTGGCCGCGAACGTGGGAAACGTGCCCGTTTACCGGGACTTCGCCGCGGCGGAAGCCGCGCTGAGGCCGCCGGTGCGGTGGCGGGCCGGGCGGGTGCTCGGCCGGTCGCCGCGGACCTCGGCCCGGGCTCGCGGGTTCGTCGAGGGCGTGTGCGCGGAATGGCGGGTGCCCGAACTGGCCGAGGACGCCGCCCTGATCGCCACGGAACTCGTCGAGAACACTTTCCGGCACACCGCCTCCGAGCCACGGCTGGTCTTGGAGCTGCGCCGCGACGGGCTGGGGATCGCCGTGTCCGACGAAAGCGCGCGGCCGGCCGTGCTGCGCGAGGGCTTGGACGTGCTCGAGACGGGCCTCGGCCTGCGGCTGGTCGCCAAGGTCGCCAAGACGTGGGGGAGCAGCCGGGTGTGGTCCGGCGGCAAGGTCGTCTGGGCGGTGCTGGCGCGGCCGTGA
- a CDS encoding enoyl-CoA hydratase/isomerase family protein, with protein sequence MTERVSVTVEDGIARVELTRPEARNAVDLPMCHQLREAFEALDDDVRVVLLSGRGPVFCAGADLKERTGKDAAWVRRRRVASFAAYAAIEQCRVPVVALVQGAVVGSGGEITLAADFALAAAGTVFRFPEPHWGTVGATQRLQRAIGKRRAKELLFTNRPLDAEEAAGLGVVTRVVPADALAAAGDETAASIAKAPPLAIALTKRAVDLGSETDLDRGIRIEMAAIEQCLADGGWRDGVARFADGNGEPR encoded by the coding sequence ATGACCGAGCGGGTGAGCGTCACCGTCGAGGACGGGATCGCCCGGGTCGAGCTGACCCGGCCCGAGGCCCGCAACGCCGTGGACCTGCCGATGTGCCACCAGCTGCGTGAGGCTTTCGAGGCGCTGGACGACGACGTCCGCGTGGTGCTCCTGAGCGGGCGCGGGCCGGTGTTCTGCGCGGGTGCCGACCTCAAGGAGCGCACCGGCAAGGACGCCGCGTGGGTGCGGCGCCGCCGCGTCGCCTCCTTCGCCGCGTACGCCGCCATCGAGCAGTGCCGGGTGCCGGTGGTCGCCCTGGTGCAGGGCGCGGTCGTCGGCTCCGGCGGCGAGATCACGCTCGCGGCCGACTTCGCGCTGGCCGCGGCGGGGACGGTCTTCCGCTTCCCGGAGCCGCACTGGGGTACCGTCGGCGCGACCCAGCGACTGCAGCGCGCCATCGGCAAGCGCCGGGCCAAGGAGCTGCTGTTCACCAACCGCCCGCTCGACGCCGAAGAAGCCGCCGGCCTGGGCGTCGTCACCCGCGTCGTGCCGGCGGACGCCCTCGCCGCGGCCGGCGACGAAACGGCCGCGAGCATCGCGAAGGCGCCGCCGCTGGCCATCGCGCTCACGAAGCGCGCGGTCGACCTCGGCTCGGAAACCGACCTCGACCGCGGCATCCGCATCGAAATGGCGGCGATCGAACAGTGCCTCGCCGACGGCGGCTGGCGCGACGGCGTCGCCCGCTTCGCCGACGGGAACGGAGAACCGCGATGA
- a CDS encoding carboxymuconolactone decarboxylase family protein yields MEPRFTLTGNEIGARFAKRFGTASLAITQSPLPKITQELVSLRVSQINGCGWCVDVHTKELAAAGEEAVRINLVAAWREATVFTEAEQAALALAEEGTRIADGAPGVSGDTWERVRKHYDDDRTAALIALVAQMNSANRLAVIVHQKGGSYEPGMFG; encoded by the coding sequence ATGGAACCCCGTTTCACCCTGACCGGCAACGAGATCGGTGCCAGGTTCGCCAAGCGGTTCGGCACCGCGAGCCTCGCGATCACCCAGTCGCCGCTGCCGAAGATCACCCAGGAGCTGGTGTCGCTGCGCGTCAGCCAGATCAACGGCTGCGGGTGGTGCGTCGACGTCCACACCAAGGAGCTCGCCGCCGCCGGCGAGGAGGCGGTCCGGATCAACCTGGTCGCGGCGTGGCGCGAAGCCACCGTGTTCACCGAGGCCGAGCAGGCCGCACTGGCGCTGGCCGAGGAGGGCACCCGGATCGCCGACGGCGCGCCCGGCGTCTCCGGCGACACCTGGGAGCGGGTGCGCAAGCACTACGACGACGACCGGACCGCCGCGCTGATCGCCCTGGTCGCGCAGATGAACTCGGCCAACCGGCTCGCCGTGATCGTGCACCAGAAAGGCGGCTCGTACGAGCCGGGCATGTTCGGCTGA
- a CDS encoding RNA polymerase sigma-70 factor yields the protein MADPATEAFLAHRNLLFTVAYQMLGSAADAEDVLQETWLRWADVDLAVVRDQRAYLVRVTTRQALMRLRTHARRKESYVGPWLPEPLLTAPDVAEDVELADSVSMAMLLVLETLTPAERAVFVLREVFGLGYEEIAEAVGKTPAAVRQIAHRARSHVAARRPRGRVSPTTSRDAIEAFRHAVETGDLRRLLDILAPDVVFLGDGGGVVQAVLTPVTGAAAVAGLLTAGIGNFATGMLAPAQVNGHPALILRRNGEVDTVLALRVDDGLVTGLYAVRNPAKLSRLDEATTLRR from the coding sequence ATGGCCGACCCCGCCACCGAGGCGTTCCTCGCCCACCGGAACCTGCTGTTCACCGTCGCCTACCAGATGCTGGGCTCGGCGGCCGACGCCGAAGACGTGCTGCAGGAGACGTGGCTGCGCTGGGCGGACGTGGACCTCGCCGTCGTGCGCGACCAGCGGGCGTATCTGGTCCGCGTCACCACCCGCCAGGCCCTGATGCGGTTGCGGACCCACGCCCGCCGCAAGGAGTCCTACGTCGGCCCGTGGCTGCCGGAGCCGTTGCTGACCGCGCCCGACGTCGCCGAAGACGTCGAGCTCGCCGACAGCGTCTCGATGGCGATGCTGCTGGTGCTGGAGACGCTGACGCCGGCCGAGCGCGCGGTGTTCGTGCTGCGCGAGGTGTTCGGCCTCGGCTACGAGGAGATCGCCGAAGCCGTCGGCAAGACCCCGGCCGCGGTCCGCCAGATCGCGCACCGCGCCCGCTCGCACGTCGCCGCCCGCCGGCCGCGCGGCCGGGTCTCCCCCACGACGTCCCGGGACGCGATCGAGGCGTTCCGCCACGCGGTCGAGACCGGCGACCTGCGCCGGCTGCTGGACATCCTCGCCCCGGACGTGGTCTTCCTCGGCGACGGCGGCGGCGTCGTCCAGGCCGTGCTGACCCCGGTGACCGGCGCGGCCGCGGTCGCCGGCCTGCTCACCGCGGGGATCGGCAACTTCGCCACCGGAATGCTGGCCCCGGCGCAGGTCAACGGCCACCCGGCGCTGATCCTGCGCCGGAACGGCGAAGTCGACACGGTACTCGCGCTGCGCGTCGACGACGGCCTCGTCACCGGGCTGTACGCCGTGCGCAACCCGGCGAAACTGTCCCGTTTGGACGAAGCGACGACACTGCGGCGCTGA
- a CDS encoding DUF2188 domain-containing protein — protein MADGDVHTYYEDGLWKNRLEGGVRASNTSLRRVDAVLAGRRIAKKRHVGHVVHSEQGEVEDERDYRRRA, from the coding sequence GTGGCGGACGGAGACGTGCACACCTACTACGAGGACGGGCTGTGGAAGAACCGGCTCGAAGGCGGTGTCCGGGCGTCCAACACGTCCCTCCGCCGCGTCGACGCCGTGCTGGCCGGACGGCGGATCGCGAAGAAACGCCACGTCGGCCACGTGGTCCACAGCGAGCAGGGGGAAGTGGAGGACGAACGCGACTACCGGCGCCGCGCCTGA
- a CDS encoding MFS transporter, with amino-acid sequence MAEQPAVTGRPPAVGDAERASTYRTIALRVMPLLVVCYVVSFIDRTNIGIAQQGLKRDLGFGSAVYGLGVTLFFVGFILFEVPSNALLARIGARKTLVRIMATWGVVTIATMFVQDELTFYLARFLLGVAEAGFFPGALYLLSRWFPSARRTRMTAIFFIGVPVSGVLGSLVSGWIMHALGGVAGLADWQWLFLVEGIPPILLAVAVAFFLADGPERAKWLTPAQKALVASDLAAERTAKGDSAAHRGGMLSALRDPKVWILGLCACGAYTLANAVSFWTPRIIAEAGVGDVLNLGFFSAIPPLLGIAVMLLVGRHSDRTLERRWHAAVSWLVAAAAMLALAFSGGSVLVVVVLLAVMAAAHYSGLTVFYSIPSIYLSDRAAATGIAVVTSMGSFAAAASPSLLGFIQSATGSLSLGLVISAGIVLLAVGVLLAGVKAADLKEKHR; translated from the coding sequence ATGGCCGAACAGCCCGCCGTCACCGGACGGCCCCCCGCGGTGGGTGACGCCGAACGCGCGTCGACCTACCGGACCATCGCCCTGCGGGTCATGCCGCTGCTCGTGGTCTGCTACGTGGTCAGCTTCATCGACCGCACGAACATCGGCATCGCGCAGCAGGGCCTCAAGCGCGACCTCGGCTTCGGCTCGGCGGTCTACGGGCTCGGCGTCACGCTGTTCTTCGTCGGGTTCATCCTCTTCGAGGTCCCCAGCAACGCGCTGCTGGCCCGGATCGGCGCGCGCAAGACGCTGGTCCGGATCATGGCCACCTGGGGCGTGGTCACGATCGCGACGATGTTCGTCCAGGACGAGTTGACGTTCTACCTCGCGCGGTTCCTGCTCGGCGTGGCCGAAGCGGGCTTCTTCCCGGGCGCGCTCTACCTGCTGTCGCGGTGGTTCCCGTCCGCGCGCCGGACGCGGATGACCGCGATCTTCTTCATCGGCGTCCCGGTCTCCGGCGTGCTCGGCTCGCTCGTCTCCGGCTGGATCATGCACGCGCTCGGCGGCGTCGCCGGCCTGGCCGACTGGCAGTGGCTGTTCCTCGTCGAGGGCATCCCGCCGATCCTGCTCGCCGTCGCGGTCGCGTTCTTCCTCGCCGACGGCCCGGAGCGGGCGAAGTGGCTGACGCCGGCGCAGAAGGCGCTCGTGGCGTCCGACCTGGCCGCCGAGCGGACCGCGAAAGGCGATTCGGCGGCGCACCGCGGCGGCATGCTCTCGGCGTTGCGCGACCCGAAGGTCTGGATCCTCGGTCTGTGCGCCTGCGGGGCCTACACGCTGGCCAACGCCGTCTCGTTCTGGACGCCGCGGATCATCGCCGAGGCCGGCGTCGGCGACGTGCTGAACCTGGGTTTCTTCTCGGCGATCCCGCCGCTGCTCGGCATCGCGGTGATGCTGCTGGTCGGCCGCCACTCCGACCGCACCCTGGAGCGCCGCTGGCACGCCGCGGTGAGCTGGCTGGTGGCCGCCGCGGCGATGCTGGCGCTCGCGTTCTCCGGCGGCAGCGTCCTGGTGGTGGTCGTCCTGCTCGCGGTGATGGCGGCGGCGCACTACTCGGGCCTGACGGTGTTCTACTCGATCCCGTCGATCTACTTGAGCGACCGCGCGGCGGCGACGGGCATCGCGGTGGTGACGTCGATGGGTTCGTTCGCGGCCGCGGCTTCCCCGTCCCTGCTGGGCTTCATCCAGTCGGCGACCGGGAGCCTGTCGTTGGGCCTGGTGATCAGCGCGGGGATCGTGCTGCTGGCGGTCGGGGTGCTGCTGGCCGGCGTGAAGGCGGCGGACCTCAAGGAGAAGCACCGCTAG
- a CDS encoding HAD family hydrolase: MFDVDGTLVDSNYLHVHTWRRAFAELGRPVDSWRVHRAIGKGAGKLLSTLLGDADADRVGDRAKELHSRFYLETAGLLRPFDRAQDLIRTLSARGVRVVLATSAGPDELDVLRKVLDVDDVVTGIVSGADVEATKPDPEPVYAALSRAGTNPEETVFVGDAVWDVHAATKAGVRTVAVRSGGVSGAELTEAGAVAVYDDAAALLAGLEESVLLS, from the coding sequence CTGTTCGACGTCGACGGCACGCTCGTCGACTCCAACTACCTGCACGTCCACACCTGGCGCCGCGCGTTCGCCGAGCTCGGCCGCCCGGTCGACTCGTGGCGCGTGCACCGGGCGATCGGCAAGGGCGCGGGCAAGCTGCTGAGCACTCTGCTGGGCGATGCGGACGCCGATCGCGTCGGCGACCGGGCGAAGGAGCTGCACAGCCGGTTCTACCTGGAGACGGCCGGCCTGCTGCGCCCGTTCGACCGGGCCCAGGACCTGATCCGCACCTTGTCGGCCCGCGGCGTACGCGTGGTGCTGGCGACGTCCGCGGGCCCGGACGAGCTCGACGTGCTGCGCAAGGTCCTCGACGTCGACGACGTGGTGACGGGCATCGTGTCGGGCGCGGACGTGGAGGCGACGAAGCCCGACCCGGAGCCGGTGTACGCGGCCCTGTCCCGAGCCGGGACGAATCCGGAGGAGACGGTGTTCGTGGGCGACGCGGTGTGGGACGTCCACGCGGCCACGAAGGCGGGCGTGCGGACGGTCGCGGTGCGGTCCGGCGGAGTCAGCGGGGCGGAGCTGACGGAGGCCGGCGCGGTGGCGGTCTATGACGACGCTGCGGCGTTGCTGGCTGGGCTGGAGGAGAGCGTGCTGCTCAGCTGA
- a CDS encoding MarR family winged helix-turn-helix transcriptional regulator, whose translation MAERADGRDLVPISGLLSYRLSRTSSAMSRSAALRYRREFDVSLGEWRAISLIAADPTLTLNRLARRAGLDKAQMSRVVSRLTERGLVDRTAGSGRTSQLALTAEGTRVYRGLITAANERDAEFLAALTPEEAATLSGALDKLADLALAVEERERAHPGDPDC comes from the coding sequence ATGGCGGAACGCGCGGACGGCCGAGACCTCGTGCCCATTTCGGGACTCCTCTCCTACCGGCTCTCCCGCACGTCGTCGGCGATGTCGCGCAGCGCCGCGCTGCGCTACCGGCGGGAGTTCGACGTCAGCCTCGGCGAATGGCGGGCGATTTCGCTCATCGCCGCCGACCCCACCCTCACACTGAACCGGCTGGCCCGCCGCGCCGGGCTCGACAAAGCGCAGATGAGCCGGGTGGTCAGCCGCCTGACCGAGCGCGGCCTGGTGGACCGGACGGCCGGCTCGGGCCGCACTTCGCAGCTGGCCCTGACCGCCGAAGGCACCCGTGTCTACCGCGGCCTGATCACCGCGGCCAACGAGCGCGACGCCGAGTTCCTGGCCGCGCTGACCCCCGAAGAGGCGGCGACGCTGAGCGGTGCGCTGGACAAGCTGGCCGACCTGGCGCTGGCCGTCGAGGAGCGTGAGCGCGCCCACCCCGGCGATCCCGACTGTTGA
- a CDS encoding enoyl-CoA hydratase/isomerase family protein, translated as MTVIAEDHGAVRVLTLNRPEKLNALDTALTRSLSEAFTAADADRDVRALVLTGAGRGFCAGADLGEFSELTPAHADAVLDRAALTAKLQVQARQLRIPVVAAVRGAAVGGGAGLAIGADMVVAGTDLKFGYPELKHSIVPALVMTGLVHHLGRKLAFELVSTGRLLTAAEAFEHGLVNRVVAPDEILPAALEIAEHWAKVEPRAIAAAKDLFYRIADLPSDAAMRAGQDVNALMRGFRA; from the coding sequence GTGACCGTCATCGCCGAGGACCACGGCGCCGTCCGCGTCCTGACGCTGAACCGGCCCGAGAAGCTCAACGCCCTCGACACGGCCCTCACCCGCTCGCTCAGCGAAGCCTTCACCGCGGCCGACGCCGACCGGGACGTCCGCGCGCTGGTCCTCACCGGCGCCGGCCGCGGCTTCTGCGCGGGCGCCGACCTCGGCGAGTTCTCGGAACTGACGCCCGCGCACGCCGACGCCGTCCTGGACCGCGCCGCGCTCACCGCCAAGCTGCAGGTGCAGGCGCGGCAGCTGCGGATCCCGGTCGTCGCGGCCGTGCGCGGCGCGGCGGTCGGCGGCGGCGCCGGGCTGGCCATCGGCGCGGACATGGTCGTGGCCGGCACCGACCTCAAGTTCGGCTACCCCGAGCTCAAGCACTCGATCGTCCCGGCGCTGGTGATGACCGGGCTCGTGCACCACCTCGGCCGCAAGCTCGCCTTCGAGCTGGTCAGCACCGGGCGCCTGCTCACCGCGGCCGAAGCGTTCGAGCACGGCCTGGTCAACCGGGTCGTGGCACCCGACGAGATCCTGCCCGCCGCGCTGGAGATCGCCGAGCACTGGGCGAAGGTCGAGCCGCGGGCGATCGCCGCCGCGAAGGACCTCTTCTACCGCATCGCCGACCTGCCGTCCGACGCCGCCATGCGCGCCGGGCAGGACGTCAACGCGCTGATGCGGGGGTTCCGCGCATGA
- a CDS encoding class I SAM-dependent methyltransferase: MAKTQRWRRYWDRKSSTYDAEMDVWDRRLFGDSREWACGQAGGDVLEVAVGTGLNLPRYPAGVTLTGLDLSEGMLAVARARELAHPVTLRQGDAQDLPFEDASFDTVVCTFGLCAIPDPAAAVGEMARVLRPGGRLILADHVVSTSWPVRVAQWLLELASVPLAGEHFRRRPLLLVEAAGLVVERRERFKLGLVERLVARKLS, from the coding sequence ATGGCGAAGACGCAGCGGTGGCGGCGGTACTGGGACCGGAAGTCGTCGACGTACGACGCCGAGATGGACGTCTGGGACCGCCGCCTCTTCGGCGACTCCCGCGAGTGGGCCTGCGGCCAGGCCGGCGGCGACGTACTGGAGGTCGCCGTCGGCACCGGCCTCAACCTCCCGCGCTACCCGGCGGGGGTGACGCTCACCGGCCTCGACCTCAGCGAGGGCATGCTCGCCGTGGCCCGCGCCCGCGAGCTGGCCCACCCGGTGACGCTGCGCCAGGGGGACGCCCAGGACCTGCCGTTCGAGGACGCGTCCTTCGACACGGTGGTCTGCACGTTCGGCCTCTGCGCGATCCCCGACCCCGCGGCGGCGGTGGGCGAGATGGCCCGGGTCTTGCGCCCGGGCGGCCGGCTGATCTTGGCCGACCACGTGGTGTCGACGTCGTGGCCGGTGCGGGTGGCGCAGTGGCTGCTGGAGCTGGCGAGCGTGCCGCTGGCGGGCGAGCACTTCCGGCGCCGCCCGCTGCTCTTGGTGGAGGCGGCGGGGCTGGTGGTGGAACGGCGGGAGCGGTTCAAGCTGGGGTTGGTGGAACGGCTGGTGGCCCGGAAGCTCAGCTGA
- a CDS encoding CaiB/BaiF CoA transferase family protein, translated as MTGPLTGITVLDFSRVLAAPLATQVLAELGATVIKVERPGSGDETRGFEPRLPHGESAYFFAFNRGKKSVTLDLKDPRGQALARKLAERADVVVENFLPGAMDRMGLGYADLARPDLVYVSATGFGQTGPDRDRKGYDTVFQALSGVMAMTGEPDGPPSKTGIPVADLTSGLWVVIAVLSGLAGRASSGRGSHLDVSMMDVQLSLHALNAARLFALGEDPVRTGTEHPGRVPSAAFQAGDGEWLHISGSDQHWGPLCTVLGLGELAADPVLRTNSGRVEHRARVMKALRGAIARHDRDPLVKELRAAEVPAGAVRSVREALADPHAVARGVVGEFTHPAEGTFPALRTPLRETGGEPPAVGVPPRLGADTDDVLAGLGLDATEIEGLRAAGVIR; from the coding sequence ATGACCGGCCCGCTGACCGGGATCACCGTCCTCGACTTCTCCCGCGTGCTCGCCGCTCCCCTGGCCACGCAGGTGCTCGCCGAGCTGGGCGCGACCGTGATCAAGGTCGAGCGCCCGGGGTCCGGCGACGAGACCCGCGGCTTCGAACCCCGTCTGCCGCACGGCGAAAGCGCGTACTTCTTCGCCTTCAACCGCGGCAAGAAGTCCGTGACGCTCGACCTCAAGGACCCGCGCGGCCAGGCACTCGCGCGGAAGCTCGCCGAGCGCGCCGACGTCGTCGTCGAGAACTTCCTGCCCGGCGCGATGGACCGGATGGGCCTCGGGTACGCGGACCTGGCGCGGCCGGACCTGGTCTACGTGTCCGCGACCGGGTTCGGCCAGACCGGCCCGGACCGCGACCGCAAGGGCTACGACACCGTCTTCCAGGCACTGTCCGGCGTGATGGCGATGACCGGCGAGCCCGACGGGCCGCCGTCGAAGACCGGGATCCCGGTGGCGGACCTGACGTCCGGGCTCTGGGTGGTCATCGCCGTGCTGTCCGGGCTGGCCGGGCGGGCTTCCTCGGGCCGCGGGAGCCACCTCGACGTGTCCATGATGGACGTCCAATTGAGCCTGCACGCGCTCAACGCGGCCCGCCTCTTCGCGCTCGGCGAGGACCCGGTGCGCACCGGCACCGAGCACCCGGGCCGCGTGCCGTCGGCGGCGTTCCAGGCCGGCGACGGCGAATGGCTGCACATCAGCGGCAGCGACCAGCACTGGGGTCCACTGTGCACGGTGCTCGGGCTCGGCGAGCTGGCCGCGGACCCGGTGCTGCGGACCAACTCCGGGCGGGTCGAGCACCGCGCCCGCGTCATGAAGGCCCTGCGCGGCGCGATCGCCCGGCACGACCGGGACCCGCTCGTGAAGGAGCTGCGCGCGGCCGAAGTCCCGGCCGGCGCGGTCCGTTCGGTGCGGGAAGCGCTCGCCGATCCGCACGCCGTCGCCCGCGGCGTCGTCGGCGAGTTCACCCACCCGGCGGAGGGGACGTTCCCGGCGCTGCGGACGCCCCTACGTGAGACTGGCGGTGAACCGCCCGCCGTGGGCGTGCCGCCCCGGCTGGGTGCCGACACCGACGACGTCCTGGCCGGGCTGGGACTCGACGCGACCGAAATCGAGGGCCTGCGGGCCGCGGGGGTGATCCGATGA
- a CDS encoding hydroxymethylglutaryl-CoA lyase translates to MSDAVTLCECFARDGLQHEPEFVPTATKVALLDSFADAGFRRIEATSYSHPERVPGFSDASEVLTRIKRRPGVGFKATCPNPRAVRRALADLDAGHGAEELSLLVSASESHTERNLRTSRAGQWERVAEMVELAGGRFKLVGVVSVAFGCPFEGAVDPGRVAEDVARFADLGAGLVTLGDTTGVATPPSVRALFKRLDPEVPVVAHFHNTRGTGIANAVAALDAGCRNFDTAMGGVGGHPSAISYGAGLTGNVCTEDLVSLFAAMGVDTGIDLDLLAKASAACEAALGRPLHSMVARAGFTPTPNQETP, encoded by the coding sequence ATGTCCGACGCCGTCACGCTCTGCGAGTGCTTCGCCCGCGACGGGCTGCAGCACGAGCCGGAGTTCGTGCCGACCGCGACGAAGGTCGCGCTGCTCGATTCCTTCGCGGACGCGGGGTTCCGGCGCATCGAGGCGACCAGCTACAGCCACCCCGAGCGGGTGCCGGGCTTCTCGGACGCCTCCGAAGTCCTGACCCGGATCAAGCGCCGCCCCGGCGTCGGCTTCAAAGCGACCTGCCCGAACCCGCGCGCGGTGCGGCGCGCGCTGGCCGACCTCGACGCCGGGCACGGCGCCGAAGAGCTGAGCCTGCTGGTCTCGGCCAGCGAAAGCCACACCGAACGCAACCTGCGCACGTCGAGAGCCGGGCAGTGGGAGCGCGTCGCCGAGATGGTCGAGCTGGCCGGCGGCCGGTTCAAGCTGGTCGGCGTGGTGTCGGTCGCGTTCGGCTGCCCGTTCGAGGGCGCGGTCGACCCCGGCCGCGTCGCCGAAGACGTCGCCCGGTTCGCCGACCTCGGCGCCGGCCTCGTCACCTTGGGCGACACCACCGGCGTCGCGACCCCGCCGTCGGTCCGCGCGCTCTTCAAGCGCCTCGACCCCGAGGTGCCCGTGGTCGCGCACTTCCACAACACCCGCGGCACCGGCATCGCCAACGCCGTCGCGGCCCTCGACGCCGGCTGCCGGAACTTCGACACCGCGATGGGCGGCGTCGGCGGCCACCCCAGCGCGATCTCCTACGGCGCCGGGCTCACCGGCAACGTCTGCACCGAGGACCTGGTCAGCCTGTTCGCCGCGATGGGCGTCGACACCGGCATCGACCTCGATCTGCTCGCAAAGGCTTCGGCCGCCTGCGAAGCGGCCCTCGGCCGCCCGCTGCACAGCATGGTGGCCCGCGCCGGCTTCACCCCGACCCCGAACCAGGAGACCCCGTGA
- the couO gene encoding 4-hydroxyphenyl-beta-ketoacyl-CoA hydrolase, translated as MDLSALTAIDVHTHVEQDGHGCFALDQELLDASAKYFRADQDRTPTVASIAEHYRARNMAAVVFTVEAPSATGHPALSSEEIADAAAEHADVLIPFGSVDPHAGKAAVARARRLVGEHGVRGFKFHPSLQAFEPNDVRFYPLYEAIAELGVPALFHTGQTGIGAGLPGGHGIKLRYSNPMLLDDVAADFPDLTIILAHPSVPWQDEAISVATHKANVYIDLSGWSPKYFPPQLVRAANSLLKRKVLFGSDFPVITPDRWLADFAELDLKDEVRPLILKDNAIRVLGLA; from the coding sequence GTGGATCTCTCCGCACTGACCGCCATCGACGTGCACACCCACGTCGAGCAAGACGGCCACGGCTGTTTCGCCCTCGACCAGGAACTCCTGGACGCGTCGGCGAAGTACTTCCGCGCCGACCAGGACCGCACCCCGACGGTGGCCTCGATCGCCGAGCACTACCGGGCACGGAACATGGCCGCCGTCGTCTTCACCGTCGAAGCGCCGTCCGCCACCGGGCACCCGGCCCTGTCGAGCGAGGAGATCGCGGACGCCGCCGCCGAGCACGCCGACGTCCTCATCCCGTTCGGCTCGGTCGACCCGCACGCCGGCAAGGCCGCGGTCGCCCGCGCCCGGCGACTGGTCGGCGAGCACGGCGTGCGCGGGTTCAAGTTCCACCCGAGCCTGCAGGCGTTCGAGCCCAACGACGTGCGCTTCTACCCGCTGTACGAGGCCATCGCCGAGCTGGGCGTCCCGGCGCTGTTCCACACCGGCCAGACCGGCATCGGCGCCGGGCTGCCGGGCGGGCACGGCATCAAGCTGCGCTACTCGAACCCGATGCTGCTCGACGACGTCGCCGCGGACTTCCCGGACCTGACGATCATCCTGGCCCACCCGTCGGTGCCGTGGCAGGACGAGGCGATCTCGGTGGCGACGCACAAGGCGAACGTCTACATCGACCTGTCGGGCTGGTCGCCGAAGTACTTCCCGCCGCAGCTGGTCCGCGCGGCGAACTCGCTGCTCAAGCGGAAAGTCCTGTTCGGCTCGGACTTCCCGGTCATCACCCCGGACCGCTGGCTCGCCGACTTCGCCGAACTCGACCTCAAGGACGAGGTCCGGCCGCTGATCCTCAAGGACAACGCGATCCGGGTGCTCGGCCTCGCCTGA